One part of the Bdellovibrio bacteriovorus genome encodes these proteins:
- a CDS encoding phosphatidate cytidylyltransferase yields the protein MKSFLTRSVSAIVALALIIGLYVSLGLMGLKIAVGLIVVIGNWELTAILFQREKSQLIKTLFRIFTYAVFIASITSLSMGSIVYSLAVIGMIITVLLSSHKEGNLEHMASVQAKSALGLFYMGLLPSFAFRLLDQAYGLYWFIFLLAVVFAGDTLAYVFGVLFGKNKVMPSVSPKKTWQGSVGGIIGSVTAGLICWLFLFPENSVGVFLLLGGVSGFVGQFGDFFESLLKRVADVKDSGKIMPGHGGVLDRVDGVLFASPVVLGGVLILSHLLS from the coding sequence ATGAAAAGCTTCCTAACTAGATCTGTTTCTGCAATTGTGGCCCTGGCCCTGATCATCGGACTTTATGTTTCGTTGGGGCTGATGGGACTTAAAATTGCGGTGGGTCTGATTGTTGTTATCGGCAACTGGGAACTGACGGCCATCTTGTTCCAGCGTGAAAAGTCCCAACTGATCAAAACACTTTTCAGAATTTTCACCTACGCGGTTTTCATTGCGTCGATCACGTCCCTGAGCATGGGGTCCATCGTTTATTCTTTGGCCGTGATCGGAATGATCATCACGGTTCTTTTGTCTTCGCATAAAGAAGGCAACCTGGAACACATGGCTTCTGTTCAGGCAAAATCGGCTCTGGGCCTTTTCTATATGGGTCTTTTGCCTTCTTTTGCATTCCGTTTGCTGGATCAGGCGTATGGCCTTTATTGGTTCATCTTCCTGCTGGCAGTTGTATTTGCCGGTGACACTTTGGCGTACGTGTTTGGCGTGCTGTTTGGCAAAAATAAAGTCATGCCTTCAGTTTCCCCTAAGAAAACCTGGCAGGGCTCGGTCGGTGGCATCATTGGTTCTGTGACCGCGGGTCTGATTTGCTGGTTGTTCCTGTTCCCGGAAAACAGTGTTGGTGTCTTCCTGCTTCTGGGTGGTGTTTCCGGGTTTGTGGGTCAATTCGGAGACTTCTTCGAATCTCTGCTGAAACGTGTGGCGGATGTGAAGGATTCAGGCAAAATCATGCCGGGTCATGGTGGTGTCCTGGATCGAGTCGACGGCGTCCTATTCGCAAGTCCTGTTGTTTTAGGCGGAGTTTTGATTCTGTCTCATCTTTTGTCTTAA
- the rseP gene encoding RIP metalloprotease RseP, with the protein MDIFSFLQSGLSAIVPFVILLGILIFVHELGHFLVARWCGVRVEVFSLGFGKKLLTYKKGDTTYALSLIPLGGYVKMFGEQNGEGISEEDKKVSFTHKNVWQRIAIVLAGPLMNFFFAILVFFTVALIGEDAKIPVLGDVAKDSPAYTAGFRSGDQIVSINQKPITTWEDVQRTLSLKESHDLHIDVDVKREGTGESLTVSTTAKPEPNPNVLSSYEYMANVEGISPYSAGTTIGVLENSPLHALGLRTGDTITSINGVKVSYWRSLEDTLAKFSAKEPLTLEVMGMREGDKADKAITVTMAPIESIKAFSLASLGLESSELYLSRVIEGSPAQAAGLRAGDRLVKINNITLSKWEDVLNNIKSFDGKNPVSLSVLREGKTIDLEITPKMTKQMTASGAEEKRYTIGISPIPNIAMPELMTLRSSNPVDALIRGTEKTWEVSVMTVMSFVRLFQAKISPKNIGGVISIGQAASETFKIGITQFLQMMAIISVNLFILNLLPVPVLDGGHLVFYVIELVKGAPLSMKKMEIAQQVGLAILMSLMIFALFNDFTRLFGL; encoded by the coding sequence ATGGATATTTTCTCATTCTTACAATCTGGTCTGTCTGCAATTGTTCCATTTGTCATCCTGCTGGGGATCCTGATCTTCGTTCATGAGCTGGGACACTTCCTTGTTGCCCGCTGGTGCGGAGTGCGTGTTGAGGTCTTCAGTCTGGGCTTTGGCAAAAAGCTTCTGACCTATAAAAAAGGTGACACCACTTACGCACTGTCTTTGATCCCGCTGGGTGGTTACGTGAAAATGTTCGGCGAACAAAACGGCGAAGGCATTTCGGAAGAAGACAAGAAAGTCTCTTTCACCCACAAAAACGTATGGCAGCGTATCGCCATCGTTCTGGCCGGCCCGCTGATGAACTTCTTCTTTGCGATCCTGGTGTTCTTCACCGTGGCCCTGATTGGCGAAGATGCCAAGATCCCGGTACTGGGTGATGTGGCGAAAGACTCTCCGGCCTACACGGCGGGCTTCCGCTCTGGGGATCAGATTGTTTCCATCAACCAAAAACCGATCACCACCTGGGAAGATGTTCAGCGCACCCTTTCCTTGAAAGAAAGCCACGACCTGCACATTGATGTCGATGTGAAACGTGAAGGCACGGGTGAATCCCTGACGGTTTCCACCACCGCCAAACCGGAACCCAATCCAAATGTGCTTTCCAGCTATGAATACATGGCCAATGTGGAGGGGATTTCCCCTTATTCCGCGGGCACAACGATCGGTGTTTTGGAAAACTCTCCGCTGCATGCTTTGGGTCTTCGCACCGGTGACACCATCACCAGCATTAATGGCGTCAAGGTTTCTTACTGGAGATCCTTGGAAGACACTTTGGCAAAATTCAGCGCCAAAGAGCCGTTGACCCTGGAAGTAATGGGCATGCGCGAAGGTGACAAGGCTGATAAAGCCATCACCGTGACCATGGCGCCAATTGAATCCATCAAGGCGTTTTCACTGGCGTCTTTGGGGCTTGAAAGTTCTGAATTGTATCTGTCCCGTGTGATTGAAGGCTCCCCGGCTCAGGCCGCGGGTCTGCGCGCCGGGGATCGTCTGGTGAAGATCAACAACATCACCCTGTCCAAATGGGAAGATGTTCTGAACAACATCAAATCCTTCGACGGCAAAAATCCGGTGTCTTTGTCCGTTCTGCGTGAAGGCAAAACCATTGATCTGGAAATCACTCCGAAGATGACCAAGCAGATGACGGCATCCGGTGCTGAGGAAAAGCGTTATACCATCGGTATTTCGCCTATTCCGAACATCGCTATGCCGGAGCTGATGACCCTTCGTTCTTCCAACCCGGTGGATGCTTTGATCCGCGGCACGGAAAAAACGTGGGAAGTGTCGGTCATGACGGTCATGAGCTTTGTTCGTTTGTTCCAGGCCAAGATCTCTCCGAAAAATATCGGTGGTGTGATCTCTATCGGTCAGGCCGCCAGCGAGACATTCAAGATTGGTATCACTCAGTTCCTGCAGATGATGGCTATCATTTCGGTGAATCTGTTCATCCTGAATTTGCTGCCGGTGCCGGTGCTTGACGGTGGTCATCTGGTGTTCTATGTGATTGAGCTGGTCAAAGGTGCTCCGCTGAGCATGAAGAAAATGGAAATCGCCCAGCAAGTGGGTCTGGCGATTTTGATGAGTCTTATGATCTTTGCCCTGTTTAATGACTTCACCCGCTTGTTTGGCCTATGA